From a single Peromyscus maniculatus bairdii isolate BWxNUB_F1_BW_parent chromosome 4, HU_Pman_BW_mat_3.1, whole genome shotgun sequence genomic region:
- the LOC102926947 gene encoding olfactory receptor 8K3-like has protein sequence METHNLTVVTEFILMGVTDHPELQAPLFGLFLIIYLISLVGNLGMIILTMVDSRLQTPMYFFLRHLATTDLGYSTAVGPKMLTNFIVGQNRISFNLCATQLAFFLLFIACELFILSAMSYDRYVAICKPLLYMVIMSKRVCWVLVVIPYLYCTTVALLITIKIFTLSFCGYNIISHFYCDSLPLLSLVCSNTQEIEVIMLFLAAFNLISSLLVVLVSYLLILIAILRMNSAEGRRKAFSTCGSHLTVVTVFYGTLIFMYVQPQSSHSFDTDKVASIFYTLIIPMLNPLIYSLRNKDVKDALHRTGEKIHSVFL, from the coding sequence ATGGAGACCCACAACCTCACAGTAGTGACTGAATTCATCCTGATGGGAGTAACTGACCACCCTGAGTTACAGGCCCCATTGTTTGGACTGTTTCTCATCATCTATCTGATTTCACTGGTGGGCAACTTGGGCATGATTATCCTCACCATGGTGGATTCTAGGCTGCAaacacccatgtacttctttctCAGACACCTTGCTACTACAGATCTTGGTTATTCAACAGCTGTGGGTCCCAAAATGTTAACAAATTTTATTGTTGGTCAAAACAGAATATCATTTAACCTTTGTGCTACACAGTTAgccttttttcttctgttcattGCTTGTGAACTCTTTATTCTGTCTGCAAtgtcctatgaccgctatgtggccatctgtaagCCTCTGCTTTATATGGTCATCATGTCAAAAAGAGTATGTTGGGTGCTGGTGGTAATTCCTTATCTTTACTGCACAACTGTGGCTCTTCTAATCACAATTAAAATTTTCACTTTGTCTTTCTGTGGCTACAACATCATTAGTCATTTCTACTGTGACAGTCTCCCTTTGTTATCTTTGGTCTGCTCAAATACACAAGAAATTGAAGTGATAATGTTGTTCTTGGCAGCTTTTAATTTGATTTCCTCTCTCCTAGTTGTTCTTGTGTCCTACCTGCTCATCCTCATAGCCATTCTCAGGATGAACTCTGCTGAGGGCAGACGCAAggccttctccacctgtgggtcccaCCTGACAGTGGTCACTGTCTTCTATGGGACTTTGATATTCATGTATGTGCAGCCCCAATCCAGTCACTCCTTTGACACTGACAAAGTGGCTTCCATATTCTATACCCTGATCATTCCCATGTTGAATCCCTTGATCTACAGCTTGAGGAACAAGGATGTAAAAGATGCCCTTCATAGGACAGGGGAAAAAATACACAgtgttttcctttga